Proteins encoded together in one Micrococcales bacterium window:
- a CDS encoding DUF3099 domain-containing protein, with protein MWSSSRPRRLAGLDGRDYRGGVARTRDSVSITGAQTSLSEDQRQRTRRYLISMAIRTVCFIGAIVTSGWLRWALVAAAVVLPYVAVVMANAGRRRSDRPQPTIILTDQREIGARPRE; from the coding sequence ATGTGGTCGTCATCGCGCCCCCGGCGATTGGCGGGCCTGGACGGGCGGGATTACCGTGGGGGAGTGGCAAGGACCAGGGACAGTGTGTCGATCACTGGCGCGCAGACCTCGTTGAGCGAGGATCAGCGCCAGCGGACCCGCCGGTACCTGATCTCGATGGCCATCCGCACGGTGTGCTTCATCGGCGCTATCGTGACCTCGGGCTGGCTGCGCTGGGCGCTGGTGGCCGCTGCCGTGGTCCTGCCGTACGTGGCGGTCGTCATGGCCAACGCCGGGCGTAGACGTTCGGATCGCCCGCAGCCGACGATCATCCTCACCGACCAGCGCGAGATCGGGGCGCGGCCCCGCGAGTGA
- a CDS encoding TldD/PmbA family protein produces the protein MNPDGLVTTALGHLDSGCVILRSAHTQNLRWANSALTTNGDTRTASMTVIAMHPADGGSRVAVSSGQVADGEQAAALARGCAEAALKAPTTDSAELVPGPSAVDFGDGPVSIPEADTDAMLGAVRTFLDQPEAQFGYAELDRTTTYLATTAGTRARHAQDAVRIESSARAEHGSTWWGTNSLEADFAGAARMTTERLAVQATREDLAPGRHRVILTPSAVADLLIYLAWSANGRDAVEGHNVFARPGGGTRIGEILSHRHLDLYADPAQPGLGTGDRLVVDANSSMESVFDNGLPLSRTHLITGGRLTALRASRPTAARCGLEPVYLADNLILQDAEGQGDPADLVARADDAVLITCLWYIREVDPQNLLLTGLTRDGVYRVRDGRIASAVGNFRFNVSVPDVLARIVDASASRLCLPREWADWFTRTQMPALLVDGFNLSSPSEAM, from the coding sequence ATGAACCCCGACGGCCTGGTCACTACTGCCCTTGGCCACCTCGACTCCGGCTGCGTGATCCTGCGCAGCGCCCACACGCAGAACCTGCGATGGGCCAACTCCGCGTTGACCACCAACGGGGACACCCGCACCGCCTCGATGACCGTCATCGCCATGCATCCGGCCGACGGCGGCAGCCGGGTGGCGGTCAGTTCGGGGCAGGTGGCTGACGGCGAACAGGCCGCTGCTCTGGCGCGGGGGTGTGCCGAAGCCGCGCTGAAGGCACCCACGACGGACAGTGCGGAGTTGGTCCCGGGACCGTCCGCCGTGGACTTCGGCGACGGACCGGTCAGTATCCCCGAGGCTGACACCGACGCCATGCTGGGCGCGGTCCGCACGTTCCTCGACCAGCCCGAGGCGCAGTTCGGGTACGCCGAACTGGACCGCACCACCACGTATCTGGCCACCACCGCGGGCACCCGGGCCAGACACGCGCAGGACGCGGTGCGCATCGAGTCGTCGGCGCGTGCGGAGCACGGTTCCACCTGGTGGGGGACGAACAGCCTCGAGGCCGACTTCGCAGGCGCGGCCCGCATGACGACCGAACGGCTGGCCGTGCAGGCCACGCGTGAGGACCTCGCACCCGGGCGCCACCGCGTCATCCTCACTCCCAGCGCCGTCGCGGACCTGCTGATCTACCTGGCATGGTCGGCCAACGGCCGGGATGCCGTCGAGGGCCACAACGTGTTCGCGCGGCCGGGCGGCGGCACCCGGATCGGCGAGATCCTGTCGCACCGCCATTTGGACCTGTACGCCGACCCGGCCCAGCCCGGGCTCGGCACAGGCGACCGTTTGGTCGTCGACGCGAACAGCAGCATGGAGTCGGTCTTCGACAACGGCCTGCCGCTGTCGCGTACCCACCTGATCACCGGAGGCCGACTGACCGCGTTGCGCGCGAGTCGCCCGACCGCCGCCCGCTGCGGGCTGGAACCTGTCTACCTGGCTGACAACCTGATCCTGCAGGACGCCGAGGGCCAGGGTGACCCGGCGGATCTCGTGGCACGCGCCGACGACGCCGTGCTGATCACCTGCCTGTGGTACATCCGGGAGGTCGACCCGCAGAACCTGCTGCTCACCGGACTGACCCGTGACGGGGTGTACCGGGTCCGTGACGGCCGGATCGCCTCGGCGGTGGGCAACTTCCGATTCAACGTGTCCGTGCCCGACGTCCTGGCCCGCATCGTGGACGCGTCAGCGTCGAGGCTCTGCCTGCCGCGGGAGTGGGCCGACTGGTTCACCAGGACCCAGATGCCGGCCCTGCTGGTCGACGGGTTCAACCTCAGCAGCCCCAGCGAGGCCATGTGA
- a CDS encoding dodecin domain-containing protein yields MSNRTYRLTEIVGTSPESVDQAIRNGVARASQTLRHIDWFEVTDIRGYIRDSDVEHFQVTLKIGFRLEDE; encoded by the coding sequence ATGAGCAACAGGACCTACCGGCTCACCGAGATCGTGGGCACATCACCGGAAAGCGTGGACCAGGCGATCCGCAACGGTGTCGCCCGGGCGTCCCAGACCCTTCGACACATCGACTGGTTCGAGGTGACGGACATCCGCGGGTACATCCGCGACAGCGACGTGGAGCACTTCCAGGTCACCTTGAAGATCGGCTTCCGGCTCGAGGACGAGTAA
- a CDS encoding SURF1 family protein, whose translation MSDVLAVLRQPKWLGMLVALPLLMGLCLVAANWQYDRHERRSAQEQQLAAAERELPVPLAGVLGPAEDLPVDRQYTSVTVTGVYDNGTVLIRNRSLEGTPGLWVVSPLRSADGSTILVLRGWIESTRATAERPVPPAPPGGDVTVTGVLQPSEAQRGAGLLSNGEATSLSTAALCPEPTCYRAYLQAVTSAPADSVAPLPVTGPGLGPHLGYAGQWVIFFLLLPVGYVILLRREVKETRVAESAVSGSS comes from the coding sequence GTGTCCGACGTCCTCGCCGTTCTGCGCCAGCCCAAGTGGCTCGGCATGCTGGTCGCACTGCCGCTGCTGATGGGTCTGTGCCTGGTCGCTGCGAACTGGCAGTACGACCGCCACGAGCGGCGCTCGGCCCAGGAGCAGCAGTTGGCGGCCGCGGAGCGCGAACTGCCGGTGCCGCTGGCCGGGGTCCTGGGTCCCGCGGAGGATCTGCCCGTCGATCGGCAGTACACCAGTGTCACGGTGACCGGGGTGTACGACAACGGCACGGTGCTGATCCGCAACCGGTCGCTGGAGGGGACCCCCGGATTGTGGGTCGTCTCACCGCTGCGCAGCGCCGACGGTTCCACGATCCTGGTGCTGCGCGGCTGGATCGAGTCCACTCGTGCCACCGCCGAGCGCCCGGTGCCACCGGCGCCACCGGGCGGGGATGTGACCGTCACCGGGGTATTGCAGCCCTCCGAAGCGCAACGGGGTGCGGGACTGCTGAGCAACGGCGAGGCGACATCGTTGTCCACCGCCGCGCTGTGCCCAGAGCCAACCTGCTACCGCGCGTACCTGCAAGCCGTCACGTCGGCACCGGCGGACAGCGTCGCGCCGCTGCCGGTGACCGGACCGGGTCTCGGCCCCCATCTGGGATACGCCGGGCAGTGGGTCATCTTCTTCCTGCTGCTGCCGGTCGGCTACGTGATCCTCCTGCGCCGCGAGGTGAAGGAAACACGGGTGGCCGAAAGCGCGGTATCCGGGTCGTCCTGA